The Candidatus Eremiobacterota bacterium genome contains a region encoding:
- a CDS encoding hemolysin family protein, producing MEILIPVIIISILILVNGLFVAAEFAIAGVSRAAVENMASKGHRIARQVLRIISDTRLQDRYIATAQLGITFASLGLGMYGEHILAGWIAGSLDSLGASRWPAAHGLASVLSIVILTYFHIVLGEMVPKSLALLSAERTVLWITPLMGIIQSALYPLVIGLNATGNIFLKLLGIRREFSAGNYHTPEEIEYIVRESEEGGLLRAEAGKVLRDLFEFGDLTASEVMVPRVRVTGLPMDAAEDRILSLVRQSRHTRYPVYRESLDHILGMIHIKDLFRLLRSGRTIQEIDIRAVPYLPETTDLDTVLAAMRKSHAQMVVVMDEHGGTAGIITLEDLFQEVIGDIEEGRASEPEIARDQDGRLTVSGTVRLDEVGEICGIPIENEEVDTVSGLVLMLLERPPEIGDVVHYRNIRFEVTAVVGHGVRKCTVIPEAEPADQAGR from the coding sequence GTGGAGATACTGATCCCGGTCATAATCATTAGTATCCTGATTCTCGTCAACGGGCTTTTCGTGGCGGCCGAGTTCGCTATTGCAGGTGTCTCCCGCGCCGCTGTCGAGAATATGGCGTCGAAAGGTCACCGCATTGCCCGTCAGGTCCTGCGTATTATCAGCGATACGCGCCTCCAGGACCGCTATATCGCCACTGCACAGCTTGGAATAACCTTTGCGAGCCTGGGCCTGGGAATGTACGGCGAGCACATTCTGGCAGGGTGGATAGCCGGGAGCCTTGATTCCCTCGGTGCCTCCCGCTGGCCTGCAGCTCACGGCCTTGCGAGCGTGCTTTCCATTGTCATTCTGACGTACTTTCATATCGTGCTGGGCGAAATGGTTCCGAAGTCTCTCGCGCTTCTTTCCGCCGAGCGGACCGTGCTGTGGATCACCCCGCTGATGGGCATCATTCAGAGCGCCCTTTATCCCCTTGTGATCGGACTGAACGCCACAGGCAACATTTTTTTGAAGCTGCTGGGCATCAGGAGGGAGTTTTCTGCCGGGAACTACCACACCCCGGAAGAGATAGAATACATTGTAAGGGAAAGCGAAGAGGGAGGCCTGCTTCGCGCCGAGGCGGGAAAAGTGCTGCGCGATCTCTTCGAGTTCGGCGACCTCACTGCAAGTGAAGTGATGGTTCCCCGCGTCCGTGTCACAGGGCTGCCGATGGACGCCGCAGAAGACCGCATTCTCTCTCTCGTAAGGCAGTCACGCCATACTCGTTACCCTGTGTACAGGGAAAGTCTGGATCACATCCTGGGAATGATCCATATCAAGGATCTTTTCCGTCTTCTGCGGTCAGGCAGGACGATCCAGGAGATCGACATAAGGGCAGTGCCTTATCTTCCGGAGACAACCGACCTGGATACCGTGCTCGCCGCCATGCGGAAGTCCCATGCGCAGATGGTGGTGGTGATGGATGAGCATGGCGGAACCGCCGGAATCATCACGCTGGAGGACCTTTTTCAGGAAGTGATAGGTGACATAGAGGAAGGCAGGGCTTCTGAGCCTGAGATTGCCAGGGATCAAGACGGCCGCCTCACCGTGAGCGGTACCGTGCGACTAGACGAAGTCGGAGAAATCTGCGGGATACCAATTGAGAATGAAGAGGTTGACACCGTGAGCGGCCTTGTGCTCATGCTGCTTGAGCGCCCCCCGGAAATCGGGGATGTCGTACATTACAGGAATATCCGTTTTGAAGTGACAGCAGTGGTGGGCCACGGGGTAAGGAAATGCACCGTCATTCCTGAGGCTGAGCCGGCCGATCAGGCGGGAAGATGA
- a CDS encoding CoA transferase, whose translation MQLLKGLKVIELASVLAGPAVGMFFAELGATVTKIENKKTGGDLTRTWRSLSEDDHPVTAYFSSVNCGKTYLSLDLSDARDYGRLLKLLARADIVLSNFRADSAKKLKVDYRTIKSINARIVYGQIRGFKDSSRPAFDVVLQAETGFMDMNGAPDAEACKMPVALIDVLAAHQLKEGILLALLKREKTGRGSYVECSLEEASIASLVNQASSYLMNGTIPRRMGSLHPSIAPYGEIVYTKDRRPLVLAIGSDRQFSELCRLVDIKETALDGRFIDNPGRVARRKELHEILSRAFSLKRFAQIYPALIQADVPVGAIRNLKEVLSAPAAQHMILEEDIEGKHTRRVKTVAFTIC comes from the coding sequence ATGCAGCTACTGAAAGGATTAAAAGTCATCGAGCTGGCAAGCGTGCTGGCAGGTCCCGCCGTGGGCATGTTCTTCGCCGAGCTGGGCGCCACAGTCACTAAAATAGAGAACAAAAAAACGGGAGGAGATCTGACCCGCACCTGGAGGTCCCTCTCGGAAGACGACCACCCCGTCACTGCTTATTTTTCCTCGGTAAACTGCGGCAAAACCTATCTCAGCCTGGATTTGAGCGATGCCAGGGATTACGGGAGACTTCTGAAGCTTCTGGCCAGAGCTGATATAGTACTATCCAATTTCAGGGCCGACAGCGCAAAGAAGCTCAAAGTGGACTACAGGACGATAAAAAGCATCAACGCCAGGATTGTCTATGGGCAGATCAGGGGCTTCAAAGATTCTTCCCGGCCGGCATTCGACGTGGTGCTCCAGGCCGAGACAGGTTTCATGGATATGAACGGAGCGCCAGATGCCGAAGCCTGTAAAATGCCTGTGGCCCTTATTGATGTGCTGGCAGCCCACCAGCTCAAGGAGGGCATTCTCCTTGCCCTGCTGAAAAGGGAAAAAACCGGCAGGGGTTCCTATGTGGAGTGTTCGCTGGAGGAGGCTTCCATTGCCTCGCTGGTGAACCAGGCCAGCAGTTATCTGATGAACGGTACCATACCCCGCCGCATGGGCTCCCTCCATCCCAGTATCGCCCCTTATGGGGAAATTGTGTACACAAAAGACCGCAGGCCCCTGGTGCTCGCCATCGGAAGTGACAGGCAGTTTTCTGAGCTGTGCCGTCTGGTAGACATCAAGGAAACAGCACTTGACGGGCGGTTCATTGATAATCCCGGCAGGGTGGCCCGCAGGAAAGAGCTTCATGAAATCCTGTCGAGGGCATTTTCACTGAAAAGATTCGCACAAATCTACCCTGCGCTGATACAGGCCGACGTGCCCGTCGGCGCCATCAGGAACCTGAAAGAGGTGCTCTCAGCCCCTGCCGCTCAGCACATGATTCTTGAGGAGGATATTGAGGGGAAACACACGAGAAGGGTGAAAACGGTGGCGTTCACGATCTGCTAG